From Abiotrophia defectiva ATCC 49176:
TGGTCAAATTGACGGCTGGCGGACCGATATCCATGGGGAACATGTTCTAGGCCAAGATTCCAGTCAATTTGTCCTCAATGAACGTTATAAGTTAATCTGGTATCCGGTTCAGGATCGTTATCAACTCTTCGACTATGTGGCCGATCCTTATGAGCAGGTCAATCTCTATGACCAGACCGACTATGCGCCCGTAGTCTTGGAGCTGACTCAGAAGCTGGTTACCTACTTAGCCAATCGTGAAGAGGGCTTTGTTGCGGATGGACGTTTAGTGGCGCGGCCCCTGTCAGCCCTAGTGACCACCTTGGCAGCCGCCCGGCGTGGGGATGTCATGGGCTATCCCCGTCAGGAGGGCTAGTCATGGAGTGGGTCGAGTTACAAGCAGGGCACTTCCAAATGGGGGCGCCCCTAGGTCAGGGTTTTGTAGAGGACTATGAGGCCCCGGCTATTCCCATGCAAGTGGCGGCCTTCTCGGTGGCTACAACGCCTGTCACTAACCAGGAATTTGCTGAATTTGTGGCGGCCACTGGCTACCAGACCATTGCCAGTCGGACGGGAGGCTCCCTGGTTTTTGAAGCCCTCCTGTCAGAAGACCTAGAAGCCAAGGCCCCACGGGTGCCGGGCACGCCTTGGTGGCGGGTAGTGGCGGGCGCCGACTGGCTCCATCCTTTTGGACCTGAAGGCCCCCTTGCCACAGACGTCTTGGCTGACCACCCGGTGGTCCATGTCTCCTTGGCCGATGCCCTAGCTTACTGTCAGTGGGCAGGGGTGACTTTGCCCACTGAAGCCCAGTGGGAGTATGCGGCTCGGGCTGGCCGGACCACGACCTTTCCTTGGGGCCAGGAGCTAGAAGCCGATGGGTGCTATCATGCCAATACCTGGCAGGGGGACTTTCCTGGTTTTAATAGCCAGGCGGACGGCTACTTGGGCACGGCGCCGGTCAAGACCTACGCCCCTAATGACTGGGGGCTCTATCAGGTCATCGGCAATGTCTGGGAATGGTGCGTCAATCCCCGCTATCAACTTTTGCAGGATTTTAAGCAGGCCCAGCCTCTTCCAAGTCTAGCGGACTTGAAAGGGGAGTACGCCATTCGCGGCGGTTCCTTCCTCTGTCATGCCTCTTACTGCCAGCGCTATCGCCTAGGAGCCCGCAATGGGGCGGACGCCTTGGTGACGGCCAGCCATATTGGTTTCCGTTGTATCAAATAAGCTGTCACAAGACCTCTAAGTTTGAAGGGTCTTGTGGCATTTTTTGTCTTCTAAGATAAGACAGAGCAAGAATTGTTGTAATGCAAGAAATGTCTTGACAAAAAGCTAGACAGCGCCTTGTAATGCGCTTACATAAGGGGTATAATAAGCTTGTAGGAAGGAGGAACTACTATGGAACTAGGCAAGTTAGCAACAGAACAAGCCAACCCCCTGTCGCAGGCCATTGAGACCCTGTCAGTGGCCGAAATCACCCAGCGCATGAATCAAGAAGATCAAGGAGTCCCCTTAGCCGTCAGGCAATCCTTGCCAGAGATTAATGCCTTTATAGAAGCCCTGGTACCCATTATGGCTCAAGGCGGTCGCCTCTTTTATATAGGGGCAGGAACTTCAGGCCGACTAGGCCTCTTGGATGCCTCGGAATGTCCCCCAACCTTTGGCGTCGCCCCTGATCGAGTCCAAGCCCTGATGGCTGGTGGCTTAGAGGCCATGACCCAGGCCGTTGAAGGGGCGGAAGATGACCAAGCAGCAGCGGTCCAGGACTTGGCCGCCCTCGAACTATCAGCCAAAGATGCCTTAGTCGGTATCGCAGCCTCAGGCCGCACCCCCTATGTGGTGGCTGCTTTACGTTATGCTAAGGAGCAGGGCGCTTTGACGGCGGGCCTTGCTTGTGTTAAGGAGGCCGAGATTAGCCAGTGGGCAGATTATCCAATCGAAATTCCAGTGGGACCAGAAATTATTACCGGCTCTAGCCGACTTAAGGCGGGGACGGCGCAAAAGTTGGTGCTCAATATGATTTCCACCACTGCCATGATTCAATTAGGTAAGGTCTATCAAGGTTACATGGTCGATGTCCAAGCCACTAACCAGAAATTGATTGACCGCGCCCATCGTATTATTGCCGCCACAAGCGGTTTGTCCTTGGAGCAGGCAGCGACTTATTTTCAAGCAGCCCAGGGCCAGGTCAAATGCGCCATCCTGATGGCCTTAACGGGTTGTGATTTGGCGGGTGCTCAAGCCCTCTTGGCTGATAATCAAGACCACATTGCCCAGGCTATCCAGGCCAGCCAGCAGTCAGTAAATAAGCAAGATCAAATTAAGGAGGTATTACCATGAATGAATTAGCAAGTCGAATTCTATCCCTAGTGGGAGGCAAGGACAATGTCCTGGCCAATGCAACCTGTATGACGCGTCTGCGCCTGACCCTGCGCGATCTATCCCTAGTGGACCAAGAGGCCCTCAGGCAAGTGGAAGGGGTCATGGGCCTAGTCGTCCAAGACCAAGTGCAAGTCATCCTAGGACCGGGCAAGGTCAATCAAGTTGGGTCAGCCTTTGCCCAATTAACAGGCCTCAGTCTGGGCTATGAAGAGCTGGCAGCCGACCAAGTGGCTAAGGCCAACAAAGACCAGCAAAAGGCTAAGTATGACAAGCCTCTGCAACGCTTCTTGCAACGGATTGCCAATATCTTCATTCCTTTGTTGCCGGGGATTATTGCAGCCGGTATGATCAATGGGATTGCCAATGTCATCAATGTCTCCAACCAGAATGCCTGGGCCGGCGAATGGTGGTTCCAAGCCATTCGGACCATGGGGTGGGCCCTCTTCGCCTTCTTGCCAATTTATGTGGGCATGAACGCGGCCAAAGAATTCAAGGGCAGTGCCGTTCTGGGTGGCATGGCCGGGGCCCTATCCGTGGCGGTTCCAAGCATGCCTCTCTTGGCTAAGGTGGCAGATGCGCCAATTCTTCTTCCAATAACTAATAAGGCCTTCTCACCAGGGGCTGGTGGGCTCCTAGCCGCCCTCTTTATGGGGATTTTCTTCGCCTACCTAGAGCGGGCCATTCGTCGTATCATGCCCGATCTTTTGGACACCTTCTTCACGCCACTCCTAACCGTCGTAGTCGGGGTGCTGGTATCGGTCATTGTCATTCAACCGCTGGCAGCCCTAGTGACGGACGGGATTTATGCTAGCTTAGATTATTTCTATACCCAATTGGGTGCCCTCGGTGGCTTCCTCCTCTCCGTTGGCTTCTTGCCACTGGTTTCTGTGGGGCTCCACCAAGCCTTAACGCCAATTCATACCATGCTGAATAATCCGCAAGGTCCAACGGCCGGGATCAACTATCTCTTGCCAATTCTTATGATGGCAGGGGGCGGTCAGGTCGGTGCGGGTCTGGCCCTCTACCTCAAATCACGCAACAAACGCCTGAGACAATTGACTCGTGACTCCTTGCCAGTCGGCATTCTCGGGATTGGTGAACCCATGATGTATGCCGTGACCCTGCCACTAGGTAAACCATTTATTACGGCCTGCTTGGGTTCAGGTCTGGGGGGCGTTCTAGCGGTCCTCTTCCATCTAGGGGCTGTCTCCCAAGGGGTATCCGGTCTCTTCGGCTTGCTGATTATGGTGCCAGGCACGCAAATCTCCTATGTCATCGCCAT
This genomic window contains:
- a CDS encoding formylglycine-generating enzyme family protein; the protein is MEWVELQAGHFQMGAPLGQGFVEDYEAPAIPMQVAAFSVATTPVTNQEFAEFVAATGYQTIASRTGGSLVFEALLSEDLEAKAPRVPGTPWWRVVAGADWLHPFGPEGPLATDVLADHPVVHVSLADALAYCQWAGVTLPTEAQWEYAARAGRTTTFPWGQELEADGCYHANTWQGDFPGFNSQADGYLGTAPVKTYAPNDWGLYQVIGNVWEWCVNPRYQLLQDFKQAQPLPSLADLKGEYAIRGGSFLCHASYCQRYRLGARNGADALVTASHIGFRCIK
- the murQ gene encoding N-acetylmuramic acid 6-phosphate etherase, yielding MELGKLATEQANPLSQAIETLSVAEITQRMNQEDQGVPLAVRQSLPEINAFIEALVPIMAQGGRLFYIGAGTSGRLGLLDASECPPTFGVAPDRVQALMAGGLEAMTQAVEGAEDDQAAAVQDLAALELSAKDALVGIAASGRTPYVVAALRYAKEQGALTAGLACVKEAEISQWADYPIEIPVGPEIITGSSRLKAGTAQKLVLNMISTTAMIQLGKVYQGYMVDVQATNQKLIDRAHRIIAATSGLSLEQAATYFQAAQGQVKCAILMALTGCDLAGAQALLADNQDHIAQAIQASQQSVNKQDQIKEVLP
- a CDS encoding PTS transporter subunit EIIC; its protein translation is MNELASRILSLVGGKDNVLANATCMTRLRLTLRDLSLVDQEALRQVEGVMGLVVQDQVQVILGPGKVNQVGSAFAQLTGLSLGYEELAADQVAKANKDQQKAKYDKPLQRFLQRIANIFIPLLPGIIAAGMINGIANVINVSNQNAWAGEWWFQAIRTMGWALFAFLPIYVGMNAAKEFKGSAVLGGMAGALSVAVPSMPLLAKVADAPILLPITNKAFSPGAGGLLAALFMGIFFAYLERAIRRIMPDLLDTFFTPLLTVVVGVLVSVIVIQPLAALVTDGIYASLDYFYTQLGALGGFLLSVGFLPLVSVGLHQALTPIHTMLNNPQGPTAGINYLLPILMMAGGGQVGAGLALYLKSRNKRLRQLTRDSLPVGILGIGEPMMYAVTLPLGKPFITACLGSGLGGVLAVLFHLGAVSQGVSGLFGLLIMVPGTQISYVIAMLGAYLGGFVLTWFFGVDEARIAQVYGGDKQ